The Actinocatenispora sera genome has a window encoding:
- a CDS encoding amino acid ABC transporter permease, whose protein sequence is MTSVLYDNPGPAARRRIRFWTAVSIVALAAVVAFVIWQVARKGQLSAAMWSPFVDSGLWRQLFESLFATIKAALLSIVLALVLGAILATGRLSDRGWLRWPAFVVIEFFRAVPLLLLILFGLFTWGPPLSFIGTAIGATPPDAFAALVVGLTLYNGSVLAEVFRAGINAVPRGQSEAAYAIGMRKTAVMRMILAPQAIRMMLPAIVAQCVVALKDSALGFIVGYQELLSFGKRIYQGGADIWELPQPPVVTTLIVVVAIYIVINLLLSWLASWLERRMSRSRKLAAAPLTAMQTGEEPVAAGPLGGGEAPK, encoded by the coding sequence ATGACGAGCGTGCTGTACGACAACCCCGGGCCGGCCGCGCGCCGCCGGATCCGGTTCTGGACCGCGGTGAGCATCGTGGCGCTGGCCGCGGTCGTCGCGTTCGTGATCTGGCAGGTGGCCCGCAAGGGCCAGCTGTCCGCCGCCATGTGGAGCCCGTTCGTCGACTCCGGGCTGTGGCGGCAGCTGTTCGAGTCGCTGTTCGCGACGATCAAGGCGGCGCTGCTGTCGATCGTGCTCGCGCTGGTGCTGGGGGCCATCCTCGCCACCGGCCGACTGTCCGACCGGGGCTGGCTGCGCTGGCCGGCGTTCGTGGTGATCGAGTTCTTCCGCGCCGTGCCGCTGCTGCTGCTGATCCTGTTCGGCCTGTTCACCTGGGGCCCGCCGCTGTCGTTCATCGGTACCGCGATCGGCGCCACCCCGCCGGACGCGTTCGCCGCGCTGGTGGTCGGTCTGACCCTGTACAACGGGTCGGTGCTCGCCGAGGTGTTCCGCGCCGGCATCAACGCGGTACCGCGGGGCCAGTCCGAGGCGGCCTACGCGATCGGCATGCGCAAGACCGCGGTGATGCGGATGATCCTGGCGCCGCAGGCGATCCGGATGATGCTGCCGGCGATCGTCGCGCAGTGCGTGGTGGCGCTGAAGGACTCCGCGCTCGGTTTCATCGTCGGCTACCAGGAGCTGCTGAGCTTCGGCAAGCGGATCTACCAGGGCGGCGCCGACATCTGGGAGCTGCCGCAGCCGCCGGTGGTCACCACGCTGATCGTGGTCGTCGCCATCTACATCGTGATCAACCTGCTGCTGTCCTGGCTGGCCTCCTGGCTGGAGCGGCGGATGTCGCGCTCCCGCAAGCTCGCCGCCGCGCCGCTGACCGCGATGCAGACCGGCGAGGAGCCGGTGGCCGCCGGCCCGCTCGGTGGCGGCGAAGCACCGAAGTAG
- a CDS encoding glycosyltransferase: protein MTAVAIVLALAGAVAYALAAHVQHAAVRTACAPGRGRLARLVRQRRWFGGLLLIGVGAGLHSAALGLAPLSVVQPLGVLAVVLVAALSAVTARRWPGGVTLTAIGATTAAVGGFVLLTSGQARDTVISDVAIGRTALLAAAGVAVLGALAPLVRGRARCLALATAGGLAYGFVSVSTRVVVQRLLVGGIGAVPVLVLVGLVVALLVGGALIQLGYASGPPTVVVACLTMADPFFAVLVGAVLLGEGAAMSPATVAGQVALALVAAGGVVLLARFHPDAAPRPARDGGEPAALPGGSQSPAPTGDRAPAGGENAVSRGDKAGHGLPAGVPGAGGSNGSRTTATAPSRTREQTVNGGDSAARRIVVGADTFVPDVNGAARFSYRLATGLAARGHEVHVLAPSPDGAAGVSMMEGVFVHRVRARRTPFHPTFRFCPPWQASAAADDLLAELAPDVVHIQSHMLIGRALSVAANRHRVPLVATNHFMPENLFGYLRLPGVLHDAARSAAWRDAARVFHRAVAVTAPTQRAVELLQENGIEHAEAVSCGIDLDRFEARRAPDAEVPTVLFVGRLDAEKRVDELIRALALLPAALPLDVELVGTGSRRDEWQRLAADLGVGDRVRFSGFVPDDELPAAYERADIFCIPGIAELQSLVTMEAMAAGRPVVAADAMALPHLVRNGDNGWLYQPGDVAGLASRLGMLAADPQLRVRMGAAGRRRVEQHAVPATLRRYEEIYAQVLGERVAEPALAA, encoded by the coding sequence ATGACCGCGGTGGCGATCGTGCTCGCGCTGGCCGGCGCGGTGGCGTACGCGTTGGCCGCGCACGTGCAGCACGCCGCGGTGCGCACCGCGTGCGCCCCGGGCCGCGGCCGGCTCGCCCGGTTGGTACGGCAGCGCCGCTGGTTCGGCGGCTTGCTGCTGATCGGGGTCGGCGCCGGTTTGCACTCGGCCGCGCTGGGGCTGGCGCCGCTGAGCGTGGTGCAGCCGCTGGGCGTGCTCGCGGTGGTACTGGTTGCGGCGCTGTCGGCGGTCACGGCCCGGCGCTGGCCGGGCGGGGTGACGTTGACCGCGATCGGTGCGACGACCGCGGCGGTGGGCGGGTTCGTCCTGCTCACCTCGGGGCAGGCCCGGGACACCGTGATCTCGGACGTGGCCATCGGCCGCACCGCACTGCTCGCCGCGGCGGGTGTCGCGGTGCTCGGTGCGTTGGCGCCGCTGGTACGGGGGCGGGCGCGGTGCCTCGCGCTCGCCACGGCGGGCGGCCTGGCGTACGGGTTCGTGTCGGTGTCGACCCGGGTGGTGGTGCAGCGGTTGCTGGTCGGCGGCATCGGCGCGGTACCGGTGCTGGTCCTGGTCGGGCTGGTGGTGGCGCTGCTGGTCGGCGGCGCGCTGATCCAGCTCGGGTACGCCTCGGGGCCACCGACGGTGGTGGTGGCGTGCCTGACCATGGCCGACCCGTTCTTCGCGGTACTGGTCGGTGCGGTGCTGCTGGGCGAGGGTGCCGCGATGTCGCCGGCGACGGTGGCCGGTCAGGTGGCGTTGGCGCTGGTGGCGGCGGGCGGCGTGGTGCTGCTGGCCAGGTTCCACCCGGATGCGGCCCCGCGACCGGCGCGCGACGGCGGAGAGCCGGCCGCGCTGCCGGGCGGGTCGCAGTCGCCCGCGCCGACCGGGGATCGGGCGCCGGCCGGAGGCGAGAACGCGGTGAGCCGCGGGGACAAGGCAGGGCACGGGCTCCCGGCGGGGGTGCCGGGAGCAGGCGGATCGAACGGATCACGAACGACGGCGACGGCGCCGTCACGGACGAGGGAGCAGACGGTGAACGGTGGCGACAGTGCGGCTCGGCGCATCGTGGTGGGTGCGGACACGTTCGTACCGGACGTCAACGGTGCGGCGCGGTTCTCGTACCGGCTGGCGACGGGGTTGGCGGCCCGCGGGCACGAGGTGCACGTGCTGGCGCCGTCTCCGGACGGGGCCGCTGGAGTGTCCATGATGGAGGGTGTGTTCGTGCACCGGGTGCGGGCGCGGCGCACGCCGTTCCACCCGACGTTCCGGTTCTGCCCACCGTGGCAGGCGTCCGCCGCGGCCGACGACCTGCTCGCGGAGCTGGCGCCGGACGTGGTGCACATCCAGTCGCACATGCTGATCGGCCGGGCGTTGTCGGTGGCCGCGAACCGGCACCGGGTGCCGCTGGTGGCGACCAACCACTTCATGCCGGAGAACCTGTTCGGCTACCTGCGGCTGCCCGGCGTGCTGCACGATGCGGCCCGGTCGGCGGCCTGGCGGGATGCGGCCAGGGTGTTCCACCGGGCGGTGGCGGTCACCGCGCCGACCCAGCGGGCGGTGGAGCTGTTGCAGGAGAACGGGATCGAGCACGCCGAGGCGGTCTCCTGCGGGATCGACCTGGACCGGTTCGAGGCCCGCCGGGCGCCGGACGCGGAAGTGCCGACGGTGCTGTTCGTCGGCCGGCTGGACGCCGAGAAGCGGGTCGACGAGCTGATCCGGGCACTCGCGCTGCTGCCGGCGGCGCTGCCGCTCGACGTCGAGCTGGTGGGTACCGGCTCGCGCCGGGACGAGTGGCAGCGGCTCGCCGCCGACCTGGGTGTCGGCGACCGGGTCCGGTTCAGCGGGTTCGTGCCGGACGACGAGCTGCCGGCCGCGTACGAGCGGGCCGACATCTTCTGCATCCCGGGCATCGCCGAGCTGCAGAGCCTGGTGACGATGGAGGCGATGGCGGCCGGTCGCCCGGTGGTCGCCGCCGATGCGATGGCGCTGCCGCACCTGGTGCGCAACGGCGACAACGGCTGGCTGTACCAGCCGGGCGACGTGGCGGGGCTGGCGTCCCGGCTCGGGATGCTCGCCGCCGATCCGCAGCTGCGGGTACGGATGGGTGCGGCGGGCCGGCGCCGGGTCGAGCAGCACGCCGTGCCGGCGACCCTGCGGCGGTACGAGGAGATCTACGCCCAGGTGCTCGGCGAGCGGGTGGCCGAGCCGGCGCTGGCAGCCTGA
- a CDS encoding DUF998 domain-containing protein yields MRSVPGAAVLSLSLVGLALLLIGYLHAAAGVDPVHGMVSDYVFTPLGSVLLPVAVLVLAAGLMVLRRALLVAGAAGRWTGVLVAAAALGSALIGLFPADVTGAPVTTTGLVHKLAGGLLFGAVPVAVLTLVAGSRRDRWRAVGRPLRWLAWLSIGLFAGFLTSYLPLFGMPFPGGEVLVGAQGLLERLVLAPELALVVVVAARLIRTGLPATPVPAAAAVAPAGAEVAR; encoded by the coding sequence GTGCGATCGGTACCTGGTGCCGCGGTGCTGTCCCTGTCGCTGGTGGGGCTCGCCCTCCTGCTGATCGGGTACCTGCACGCCGCGGCCGGGGTGGACCCGGTGCACGGCATGGTCAGCGACTACGTGTTCACGCCGCTCGGGTCGGTGCTGCTGCCGGTCGCGGTGCTGGTGCTCGCCGCCGGGCTGATGGTGCTGCGACGGGCGTTGCTCGTGGCGGGCGCCGCCGGCCGGTGGACCGGGGTACTGGTCGCGGCCGCGGCGCTGGGTTCGGCGCTGATCGGGTTGTTCCCGGCCGACGTGACGGGTGCGCCGGTGACCACGACCGGCCTGGTGCACAAGCTCGCCGGCGGCCTGCTGTTCGGTGCGGTACCGGTCGCGGTGCTGACCCTGGTGGCGGGCTCGCGGCGGGACCGGTGGCGGGCGGTGGGTCGCCCGCTGCGGTGGCTGGCGTGGCTGTCGATCGGGCTGTTCGCCGGGTTCCTGACCAGCTACCTGCCGCTGTTCGGGATGCCGTTCCCGGGCGGCGAGGTGCTGGTGGGGGCCCAGGGACTGCTCGAGCGGCTGGTACTCGCGCCGGAGCTGGCGCTGGTGGTCGTCGTGGCAGCCCGGCTGATCCGTACCGGGCTTCCCGCCACGCCGGTGCCGGCGGCGGCTGCGGTCGCCCCGGCCGGGGCGGAGGTGGCGCGATGA
- the rny gene encoding ribonuclease Y — translation MTASDLLVLVALVLVVVAVVVVVVAVVLVRRIQAAPQPPAVLPEEDPAVVAERERHEAALRSARVAVDEATVELERARAQTVAAQAEATAARTEAERVRVAAREEADQLRQRARRQADQDAEQALAQARRTGEQEQQRVLSEARERLAELERREQRLDERERRLDEEVERLAERDRRLAAGETELAERSAAVAEVDQERRRELERVAGLTAEAAKGELVESIETAAKREAAILVRDIEADARSTAELRARALVVDAIQRVASEQTAESVVSVLHLPSDEMKGRIIGREGRNIRAFESVTGVNLIIDDTPEAVLLSCFDPVRREIGRLTLEKLVLDGRIHPHRIEEVHDAARQEVERLCLRAAEDALVEVGITELHPELVAHLGRLRYRTSYGQNVLKHLVETAHIAGIMAAELRLDPSVIKRCAFLHDIGKALTHEVEGSHALIGADLARKYGEADVVVHAIEAHHNEVAPQTIEAVLTQAADACSGGRPGARRESLEAYVKRLERIEEIAGGKAGVEKVFAMQAGREIRVMVRPDEVDEIGSAVLARDVAKQIEEELTYPGQIRVTVVRESRATEIAR, via the coding sequence ATGACCGCGAGCGACCTGCTGGTGCTGGTGGCGCTGGTGCTCGTCGTGGTGGCGGTGGTCGTGGTCGTCGTGGCCGTGGTTCTGGTGCGACGGATCCAGGCCGCACCGCAGCCCCCGGCGGTGTTGCCGGAGGAGGATCCGGCCGTCGTCGCGGAGCGTGAGCGGCACGAGGCGGCGCTGCGCTCCGCCCGGGTGGCGGTCGACGAGGCGACCGTCGAGCTCGAGCGGGCGCGGGCGCAGACCGTGGCGGCTCAGGCCGAAGCGACGGCGGCACGTACCGAGGCCGAGCGGGTGCGGGTCGCCGCCCGCGAGGAGGCCGACCAGCTGCGCCAGCGCGCGCGCCGGCAGGCCGACCAGGATGCCGAGCAGGCGTTGGCCCAGGCCCGGCGTACCGGCGAGCAGGAGCAGCAGCGGGTGCTGAGCGAGGCCAGGGAGCGGCTGGCCGAGCTGGAGCGGCGGGAGCAGCGGCTCGACGAGCGGGAACGCCGGCTGGACGAGGAGGTCGAGCGGCTCGCCGAGCGCGACCGCCGGCTGGCCGCCGGCGAGACCGAACTTGCGGAGCGGTCCGCCGCGGTGGCCGAGGTCGACCAGGAACGCCGACGGGAGCTGGAGCGGGTCGCCGGGTTGACCGCGGAGGCGGCGAAGGGCGAGCTGGTCGAGTCGATCGAGACCGCCGCCAAGCGGGAGGCGGCCATCCTGGTCCGCGACATCGAGGCGGACGCCCGCTCGACCGCGGAGCTGCGGGCTCGTGCGCTGGTGGTCGACGCGATCCAGCGGGTGGCGAGCGAGCAGACCGCGGAGAGCGTGGTCAGCGTGCTGCACCTGCCGTCGGACGAGATGAAGGGCCGCATCATCGGCCGCGAGGGCCGCAACATCCGCGCGTTCGAGTCGGTGACCGGAGTGAACCTGATCATCGACGACACCCCCGAGGCGGTACTGCTGTCCTGCTTCGATCCGGTGCGCCGGGAGATCGGCCGGTTGACGCTGGAGAAGCTGGTACTGGACGGTCGGATCCACCCGCACCGGATCGAGGAGGTGCACGACGCCGCCCGCCAGGAGGTCGAGCGGCTGTGCCTGCGGGCGGCGGAGGACGCACTGGTCGAGGTGGGGATCACCGAGCTGCATCCGGAGCTGGTGGCGCACCTGGGCCGGCTGCGCTACCGCACCAGCTACGGGCAGAACGTGTTGAAGCACCTGGTGGAGACCGCGCACATCGCCGGCATCATGGCCGCCGAGCTGCGGTTGGACCCGAGCGTGATCAAGCGGTGCGCGTTCCTGCACGACATCGGCAAGGCGCTCACCCACGAGGTGGAGGGCAGCCACGCCCTGATCGGCGCCGACCTGGCCCGCAAGTACGGCGAGGCCGACGTGGTGGTGCACGCGATCGAGGCGCACCACAACGAGGTGGCACCGCAGACCATCGAGGCGGTCCTGACCCAGGCCGCCGACGCGTGCTCCGGTGGCCGGCCCGGCGCCCGCCGGGAGAGCCTCGAGGCGTACGTGAAGCGGTTGGAACGCATCGAGGAGATCGCCGGCGGCAAGGCCGGCGTGGAGAAGGTCTTCGCGATGCAGGCCGGCCGGGAGATCCGGGTGATGGTGCGCCCGGACGAGGTCGACGAGATCGGCTCCGCGGTCCTGGCGCGGGACGTGGCGAAGCAGATCGAGGAGGAGCTGACCTATCCGGGTCAGATCCGGGTCACCGTGGTGCGCGAGTCGCGGGCCACCGAGATCGCCCGCTGA
- a CDS encoding regulatory protein RecX, whose protein sequence is MTERQPGRGRRRRTAGERGAAASTPPADPRQQARNICLRLLAVRPRTRAELATALHRRGIPDEDATAVLERYGEVGMIDDEAFAKAWVTSRHTGRGLARGALARELRQRGVDSSAIGSALTELDGDTEATTARALVDRRLRAMAGVPAEVAFRRLVGMLARKGYSSGLAVRTVRDALADRPDADDFSDGVDIDALADSVGNDALADSVGNDALADSVGGDTLAGGDGSERAARGR, encoded by the coding sequence ATGACCGAACGGCAGCCCGGGCGGGGCCGCCGACGGCGGACGGCGGGGGAGCGCGGCGCTGCCGCATCCACCCCGCCGGCCGATCCGCGACAGCAGGCGCGAAACATCTGTCTGCGACTGCTCGCGGTGCGTCCCCGCACCCGAGCCGAGCTCGCCACCGCACTGCACCGGCGCGGCATCCCGGACGAGGATGCGACCGCCGTGCTGGAGCGGTACGGCGAGGTCGGCATGATCGACGACGAGGCCTTCGCGAAGGCGTGGGTGACCTCGCGGCACACCGGTCGCGGGCTGGCCCGCGGCGCGCTGGCCCGCGAGCTTCGTCAACGTGGCGTCGACTCGTCGGCGATCGGCTCGGCGCTGACCGAGCTGGACGGTGACACCGAGGCGACCACGGCGCGGGCGCTGGTCGACCGTCGGCTTCGTGCCATGGCCGGGGTTCCGGCCGAGGTCGCCTTCCGGCGACTGGTCGGCATGCTCGCCCGTAAGGGCTACTCGTCCGGTCTCGCGGTGCGCACCGTGCGCGATGCGCTGGCCGACCGGCCCGACGCCGACGACTTCTCCGACGGCGTGGACATCGACGCTTTGGCCGACAGTGTCGGCAACGACGCTTTGGCCGACAGTGTCGGCAACGACGCTTTGGCCGACAGTGTCGGCGGGGACACCCTTGCCGGCGGCGACGGCTCGGAGCGTGCCGCGCGCGGTCGGTGA
- the recA gene encoding recombinase RecA, with protein sequence MATGGASSDRTKALDMALAQIDKQFGKGSVMRLGDRTAQPISAIPTGSIALDVALGIGGLPRGRIIEVYGPESSGKTTVALHVVANAQAAGGIAAFIDAEHALDPEYAKALGVDTDALLVSQPDTGEQALEIMDMLIRSGAIDIVVIDSVAALVPRAEIEGEMGDSHVGLQARLMSQALRKVTGALNSSGTTAIFINQLREKIGVMFGSPETTTGGKALKFYASVRLDVRRIESLKDAGDVVGNRTRVKVVKNKVAAPFKQAEFDIMYGKGISREGSLIDVGVEQGIIRKSGAWYTYEGDQLGQGKENARQFMRDNPDVANEVEKRIKEKLNIGAVPGADAAETVADDAADF encoded by the coding sequence ATGGCAACTGGGGGAGCAAGCTCCGATCGGACGAAAGCGCTGGACATGGCGCTCGCCCAGATCGACAAGCAGTTCGGCAAGGGCTCGGTGATGCGGCTCGGCGACCGGACCGCGCAGCCGATCTCCGCGATACCCACCGGGTCCATCGCGCTGGACGTCGCGCTCGGCATCGGCGGCCTGCCCCGGGGCCGCATCATCGAGGTCTACGGGCCGGAGTCGTCCGGCAAGACGACCGTGGCGCTGCACGTGGTGGCCAACGCCCAGGCGGCCGGCGGCATCGCGGCGTTCATCGACGCCGAGCACGCACTCGACCCGGAGTACGCCAAGGCGCTCGGCGTCGACACCGACGCGCTGCTGGTGTCCCAGCCGGACACCGGCGAGCAGGCGCTGGAGATCATGGACATGCTGATCCGCTCCGGCGCGATCGACATCGTCGTGATCGACTCGGTGGCGGCGCTGGTGCCGCGCGCCGAGATCGAGGGCGAGATGGGCGACAGCCACGTCGGCCTGCAGGCCCGGCTGATGAGCCAGGCGCTGCGCAAGGTGACCGGCGCGCTCAACAGCTCCGGCACCACCGCCATCTTCATCAACCAGCTGCGCGAGAAGATCGGCGTGATGTTCGGCTCGCCGGAGACCACCACCGGCGGCAAGGCGCTGAAGTTCTACGCCTCGGTTCGTCTCGACGTGCGCCGGATCGAATCGCTGAAGGACGCCGGCGACGTGGTCGGCAACCGCACCCGGGTCAAGGTGGTGAAGAACAAGGTCGCGGCGCCGTTCAAGCAGGCCGAGTTCGACATCATGTACGGCAAGGGCATCAGCCGCGAAGGCTCGCTGATCGACGTGGGCGTCGAGCAGGGCATCATCCGCAAGTCCGGCGCCTGGTACACCTACGAGGGTGACCAGCTCGGCCAGGGCAAGGAGAACGCCCGGCAGTTCATGCGGGACAACCCGGACGTGGCCAACGAGGTCGAGAAGCGCATCAAGGAGAAGCTGAACATCGGTGCGGTGCCGGGCGCCGACGCGGCCGAGACCGTCGCCGACGACGCGGCGGACTTCTGA
- a CDS encoding DUF3046 domain-containing protein, producing the protein MRRTDFWRRMEHVFGSAYARSVAADQVLPQLDGRTVEQAFAGGEETAAVWRAVCQAYADRVPGTLR; encoded by the coding sequence GTGCGGCGAACCGACTTCTGGCGTCGGATGGAGCACGTCTTCGGCTCGGCCTACGCCCGCAGCGTGGCCGCCGACCAGGTGCTGCCACAACTCGACGGGCGCACCGTCGAGCAGGCGTTCGCCGGCGGCGAGGAGACGGCCGCGGTGTGGCGTGCCGTCTGCCAGGCGTACGCCGATCGGGTGCCCGGCACGCTTCGCTGA
- a CDS encoding aminotransferase class I/II-fold pyridoxal phosphate-dependent enzyme produces the protein MTAQYHGSTSVDIAASIESSVTSGELAPGDALPTVRALATQLQVSPATVAAAYRELRQRAVIETAGRAGTRVRARPAVGAPRPGRMAYRLDLPAGARDLSGGGPDARLLPALAAPLARLADQPAWRTGHGYDTAGPLADLLDHAAARLTADGVPADALAVTGGALDGIERTLTAQLTPGDRVAVEDPGWANLIDLLAALRLEPVPVPVDDDGPTEAGLRAALAAGVRAVLVTNRAQNPTGATLTADRADRLRSLLVNRGDVLVVEDDHAAELSETPLATLTGATDRWAFLRSVSKPYGPDLRLAVLAGDARTVGRLRGRQRVGAGWVSTVLQQLVLELWRDPQVGAQVAAARTEYARRRDGLVAALADRGITAHGRSGINVWVPVADETVPLTRLRDAGWVVAPGAAFRLRSTPGLRVTISGVEVAEVGALAGAIAAAVADRPVGYGA, from the coding sequence GTGACAGCACAATATCACGGCAGTACCTCGGTGGACATCGCCGCGAGCATCGAGAGCTCCGTCACCAGCGGCGAGCTCGCGCCCGGCGACGCGTTGCCCACCGTGCGGGCGCTCGCCACGCAGCTGCAGGTCAGCCCGGCCACCGTCGCCGCGGCGTACCGGGAGCTGCGGCAACGGGCGGTGATCGAGACGGCCGGCCGGGCCGGCACCCGGGTCCGGGCCCGCCCCGCCGTCGGCGCACCCCGGCCCGGCCGGATGGCGTACCGGCTGGACCTGCCGGCGGGCGCCCGCGACCTGTCCGGCGGTGGTCCGGACGCGCGGCTGCTCCCGGCCCTCGCCGCCCCGCTGGCCCGCCTCGCCGACCAGCCCGCCTGGCGCACCGGGCACGGGTACGACACCGCCGGGCCGCTGGCCGACCTGCTCGACCACGCCGCCGCCCGGCTGACCGCCGACGGGGTGCCCGCGGACGCGCTGGCCGTCACCGGCGGCGCCCTCGACGGCATCGAACGCACTCTCACCGCCCAGCTCACCCCCGGCGACCGGGTCGCCGTCGAGGACCCCGGCTGGGCCAACCTGATCGACCTGCTCGCCGCGCTGCGGCTGGAGCCGGTCCCGGTACCGGTCGATGACGACGGCCCCACCGAGGCCGGGCTGCGCGCCGCCCTGGCCGCCGGGGTACGCGCGGTGCTGGTCACCAACCGGGCGCAGAACCCCACCGGCGCCACCCTCACCGCCGACCGCGCCGACCGGCTCCGGTCGCTGCTGGTGAATCGCGGCGACGTGCTCGTGGTCGAGGACGACCACGCCGCCGAGCTGTCCGAGACGCCGCTCGCCACGCTGACCGGCGCCACCGACCGCTGGGCGTTCCTGCGCTCGGTCTCCAAGCCGTACGGGCCGGACCTGCGGCTCGCCGTGCTCGCCGGCGACGCCCGTACGGTGGGGCGGTTGCGCGGCCGGCAGCGGGTCGGCGCCGGCTGGGTGTCCACCGTGCTGCAGCAACTGGTGCTCGAACTGTGGCGCGACCCGCAGGTCGGCGCGCAGGTCGCCGCCGCCCGTACCGAGTACGCGCGTCGCCGCGACGGCCTCGTCGCCGCGCTGGCCGACCGCGGCATCACCGCGCACGGCCGCAGCGGCATCAACGTGTGGGTACCGGTGGCCGACGAGACCGTGCCGCTGACCCGGTTGCGAGACGCCGGCTGGGTGGTGGCGCCCGGTGCCGCGTTCCGGCTGCGCAGCACGCCCGGGCTGCGGGTCACGATCAGCGGTGTCGAGGTCGCGGAGGTCGGCGCGCTGGCCGGCGCGATCGCCGCCGCGGTCGCCGACCGCCCCGTCGGGTACGGTGCCTGA